A genomic window from Pocillopora verrucosa isolate sample1 chromosome 7, ASM3666991v2, whole genome shotgun sequence includes:
- the LOC131789069 gene encoding uncharacterized protein, translated as MADLLTPGDVVRQRWKIDKKIGGGGFGEIYSSLDFVSKESVALKVESVNQSKQVLKMEVAVLKKLQGCSHVCKFISCGRNENFNYLVMSLQGSNLAELRRSQPKGVFSQSTMLRLGFQILRSIKAIHEAGFLHRDIKPSNFAMGNTPDTCHSCFMLDFGLARQYTKSNGDVRPARSSAGFRGTVRYASINAHDNKEMGRQDDLWSFFYMMAEFANGHLPWRKMKDKEQVGKMKKSYDHQLFLKSLPLGFKQFLDHIYKLKYEDKPDYKMLISIVEKAIAKKSIKESDPFDWEKMPCDVSQATTTTSTPPVGQIYTTPPDNKPGPPNHHASDRVSPSMDMLEDHSAEHGNEANRKDNVPKNGNTYYKFGTTDRGVIQKIREVLDAVEKENGNFLKPQAVFQKATKQEKSVNGEIKLETPTLISAIVQDVQMAKIGGKENQRMVDEPDYKEIEIIPVPQVRMNDQQNRTLDVNDPDDLGKPTTETNVAVEVGGMDLDKVEDINSPNLPQRKIGVASLETEFKREQTSPTMLISQDSPSVGIQVPGTSLSVIRELSLPDSKPAEVDESGVEAKPELIEEMEERRFASLWSPGVVEDQPVVYMPPPVVETECVEELEELANVGRKERQVGSSHHLSSHHHHHDDMKKHLRELPLDSEPVRHSSDDKKTHDEVSSHKLDHRSAGDSHEGPSRNLFRVPSILEQMVEEEPAEVAENRGLFRVPSVLEQMMDEPPVEPADNVPPSPGVDEYRLDSAEFVSDKHDGSSHSHHALHMPGSAMAAVTTCRDLHFRDSEVGFILGDTEVAPAADCNSSFSHASEGENSNEENGTEFPLDEEDKADRNDSRPSQEDKGESNERHIVSLSNGGNEDSVVSNEKLVIETLVGTKETKSEKKDEAMINEIPQISEELSKQDKNVLFFIGDHNEDTPEYSEPLYSGEENLDNNFFSEGQPEKPAENLNNAKESLNEANIGREEGEQSLDVAEPKIPTLNELFNNDEGEPDFADDVVDDYWALEEPSDNPDTRDHGDLETSEDSHQGDELLRPKPPPGRSERGCISARLRRYKPTKSRLDFIRPLVAISDKPEFI; from the exons ATGGCGGATCTTCTTACACCGGGCGACGTGGTGAGGCAAAGATGGAAAATC GACAAGAAGATCGGTGGCGGCGGATTTG GGGAGATCTACTCTTCCTTGGATTTTGTTTCAAAGGAATCAGTCGCCCTGAAGGTGGAGTCTGTAAACCAGTCCAAACAAGTCCTCAAAATGGAGGTGGCTGTGCTGAAGAAGCTCCAGG GCTGTAGCCACGTTTGCAAGTTTATAAGCTGTGGCAGAAATGAGAATTTCAACTATCTTGTGATGTCACTACAAGGCTCAAACCTTGCTGAGTTACGTCGAAGCCAGCCCAAGGGAGTCTTTTCTCAAAGCACTATGCTGAGACTTGGTTTTCAGATTTTACGGTCTATAAAAGCCATCCATGAAGCTGGATTTTTACATCGAGACATTAAACCT TCTAATTTTGCAATGGGCAATACACCAGACACTTGCCATTCCTGCTTCATGTTGGATTTTGGTCTGGCGCGGCAGTACACCAAAAGCAATGGCGACGTGAGACCA gcaAGGAGCTCTGCAGGGTTTAGAGGGACTGTTCGGTATGCATCCATCAATGCTCATGACAATAAG GAAATGGGAAGACAGGATGATTTGTGGTCATTCTTCTACATGATGGCAGAGTTTGCAAATGGACATCTACCATGGAGAAAAATGAAGGATAAG GAACAAGTtggaaaaatgaagaaaagttaTGACCATCAGTTGTTTCTGAAGTCGCTTCCTTTGGGCTTTAAACAATTTCTGGATCACATCTACAAGCTGAAGTATGAAGACAAGCCAGATTACAAG ATGCTCATTTCCATTGTGGAGAAAGCGATCGCTAAGAAGAGTATAAAAGAAAGCGACCCGTTTGACTGGGAGAAAATGCCGTGTGATGTTTCACAGGCCACAACAACCACCAGCACTCCTCCCGTGGGGCAAATATACACAACCCCTCCGGATAACAAGCCCGGTCCGCCGAACCATCATGCCTCGGACCGAGTGTCGCCCAGTATGGACATGTTGGAAGATCACAGTGCCGAGCATGGCAATGAAGCGAACAGAAAGGATAACGTTCCGAAGAATGGCAACACTTACTACAAGTTTGGCACAACAGACAGAGGAGTGATACAGAAGATACGAGAAGTATTGGACGctgtggaaaaagaaaatgggaATTTCTTGAAGCCCCAGGCTGTTTTTCAAAAGGCGACCAAACAG GAGAAATCAGTGAATGGAGAAATAAAACTGGAAACGCCAACACTGATTTCAGCAATCGTTCAAGATGTCCAAATGGCAAAGATTGGTGGCAAAGAAAACCAGCGCATGGTCGATGAACCAGACTATAAGGAGATCGAAATTATACCTGTTCCTCAAGTCAGAATGAACGATCAGCAAAATAGGACACTGGATGTGAATGATCCCGATGATTTAGGGAAACCAACGACGGAGACGAATGTGGCTGTGGAAGTAGGTGGAATGGACTTGGATAAAGTCGAAGATATTAATTCTCCAAATCTGCCACAGAGGAAAATAGGGGtggcttctttagaaactgaatTCAAAAGGGAACAAACTTCCCCTACGATGCTAATATCCCAAGACTCCCCCTCTGTTGGGATTCAGGTGCCGGGTACTTCTCTATCTGTCATTAGAGAACTGTCATTGCCAGACTCCAAACCAGCTGAAGTTGATGAAAGCGGAGTTGAGGCGAAACCGGAACTTATCGAGGAAATGGAGGAAAGGCGATTTGCGTCTCTGTGGTCCCCTGGGGTGGTCGAGGACCAGCCAGTTGTATACATGCCCCCACCGGTGGTAGAAACAGAATGTGTGGAGGAATTGGAAGAGCTGGCTAATGTAGGCAGGAAGGAGAGACAAGTAGGGAGCAGTCATCATTTGTCATCCCATCACCATCACCATGACGACATGAAGAAGCACTTGCGAGAGTTACCGCTGGACTCTGAGCCCGTCAGACATAGCAGTGACGACAAGAAAACTCATGACGAGGTTAGCAGTCATAAACTGGATCATAGGTCTGCGGGAGATTCTCATGAAGGACCCTCCAGAAATTTGTTCCGTGTGCCGTCCATACTTGAGCAAATGGTCGAGGAGGAGCCGGCGGAAGTTGCAGAGAACAGAGGTCTGTTCCGTGTTCCCTCTGTTTTAGAGCAGATGATGGACGAACCACCCGTCGAGCCGGCAGACAACGTTCCTCCCTCCCCTGGCGTGGACGAATACAGACTTGATTCGGCGGAATTCGTGTCAGACAAGCACGACGGGTCTTCTCATTCGCACCACGCTCTTCACATGCCGGGATCAGCCATGGCTGCCGTCACCACTTGCAGGGATTTGCACTTCAGAGACAGCGAAGTTGGGTTTATTTTGGGAGACACCGAAGTTGCTCCCGCAGCAGATTGCAATTCATCATTTTCACACGCTTCAGAGGGCGAGAATTCTAACGAAGAAAATGGCACAGAGTTTCCCTTGGATGAAGAAGATAAGGCAGATCGCAATGATTCGCGACCCTCGCAAGAAGATAAAGGTGAAAGTAACGAGAGACATATTGTTTCCTTATCAAATGGAGGTAACGAGGATTCGGTTGTTTCAAACGAGAAACTTGTCATTGAAACGTTAGTAGGaacgaaagaaacaaaatcCGAGAAAAAGGACGAGGCAATGATAAATGAAATTCCACAGATTTCGGAGGAGTTAAGCAAACAAGATAAGAATGTACTCTTCTTTATTGGCGATCACAACGAAGATACGCCTGAGTATAGTGAACCACTGTACTCCGGAGAAGAAAACCTTGATAATAATTTCTTCTCTGAAGGCCAGCCAGAAAAGCCTGCCGAGAACTTGAACAATGCCAAAGAGAGTTTAAATGAGGCTAACATAGGCCGCGAAGAAGGCGAACAGTCACTTGATGTCGCCGAGCCTAAAATACCTACTTTAAATGAACTCTTTAACAACGATGAAGGGGAACCAGACTTTGCGGACGACGTGGTCGACGATTACTGGGCACTAGAAGAACCTAGTGATAACCCGGACACACGGGACCATGGTGACTTGGAGACGAGTGAAGATTCTCATCAGGGTGACGAGTTGCTCAGACCCAAGCCTCCTCCAGGACGGTCAGAACGAGGTTGTATTTCAGCCAG
- the LOC131789126 gene encoding ATP-binding cassette sub-family C member 10, translating into MKNLQEFCALGNGTSLIVWNTNDFGPCFKLLCLVLPANIFLICSSIFFSSGKRQRFQLPESRLYLFSNLQILVSFSIFLESLIEVLCSWFVNHYHPPVYLVTSSLVAIAWISNAVCVRRNRVVILVKKCYATVHIMVIILAFFMTTLQLYSVILSIKRQSFDSLLVYEYGTICRFSLQIIFLLLLIPPICVNRDWIGLHVEFSSSAASSDIQGGTERDALLRNASRGTFYSGTQCISDDLGVAEEKANILSKLTFWWVRPMMKKGSKGNLQYTEDLFLLPHSLSTKRLRIIFSANFDSSTEDLDARNKLEDSFSSESGYGGITFSPGTIQKSVSDPNFRRYSNVRRMTSNGSHASTEFSEKEGNGSGPEVSNPRSLLSALHHSFGLQYYCIGLLKLTGDALSFAGPLLLHALVSFMENRQEPMSHGYYYAGGLFLTTFCSAFINSQFNYWVNRVGLKIRASVITTVYNKALSVSLTTLSEFTTGEVVNFMSTDTDRVVNFAPSFHQFWSLPFQIGVSLYLLHQQVGVSFLAGLGFAILLIPINRWLAEKIQKLSKEMMAQKDSRVKVMNEILQGIRVIKFYAWEKNFEEKIDNLRAAELKSLKGRKYLDAWCVYFWATTPVIISILTFTTYALLGNKLTAAKVFTSVALFNMLISPLNAFPWVLNGLMEAWVSVKRIQAFLSLDNLDLTGYYQQPNHSDKEDMPKPPEVLIQNGHFSWKQPEEPGEEEPAFTTTGDLTNVDFCVETGQLVGVIGKVGSGKSSLLSAVTAEMDKRLGEVFVKKLERGFGLATQEPWIQHGTVKENILFGKAFDVEKYSAVIYACALSEDLQMLPSGDETEIGENGVTLSGGQKARVALARAVYQDKEVYLLDDPLAAVDAHVAAHLFHHCIMGLLQNKTRILCTHHTHFLSAADLVVVMDHGSTAYTGPPEGILHTEKIMKSLAGNPAEGKKPETNKNKDSEEVEGENTDEGLVKEEEKEVGVVKLHVYKSYWLAIGHCLATSILLSLFLMQASRNVSDWWLAYWISHSRGNSTAAHHHVNFSSANSLNHLIPRVLTADQLDLPHVHIVKDTITFYLVVYGGLAVANTIFTLFRAFLFAYGGICAAKVLHARLLNSILSAPVSFFDVTPIGRIVNRFSSDIYSIDDSLPFILNIFLAQAFGVAGTVVITCYGLPWFVLVLVPLVLVYYFIQNYYRRTSRELKRLMSVTLSPIYAHFSETLTGLATIRALRDEARFKQENEFRLETNQRANFCALVASQWLGLFLQFIGVAMVTAVAFIAVLEHHFSTVDPGLVGLAISYALSVTDRLSGMVTSFTETEKQMVSVERAVQYIEDVPPEVSSQDTVPNSWPSRGQLTFRNVSLVYRPGLPQALRGVSFSTTAGEKLGIVGRTGSGKSSLFQVLFRMINSYQGAVLIDGINIASVPLDILRSRLAIIPQDAFLFSGAVRDNLDPWKRCSEAELWTILERCHLLQAVRELGGLDADVGERGRHFSVGQRQLVCLARALLTRVKVLCIDEATASVDLETDKLIQRTIKSEFKESTVLTIAHRLDTIMDSDRVLVMDRGTVVECDTPGALLENKHSFFYGLVHSTRTKDN; encoded by the exons atgaaaaatttgcaagaatTCTGTGCACTTGGAAATGGAACTTCATTAATCGTGTGGAATACAAATGATTTTGGCCCTTGTTTCAAACTCTTATGCCTTGTGCTCCCAGCCAatattttcttgatttgttCGAGCATATTCTTTTCTAGTGGAAAAAGGCAGCGATTTCAACTTCCGGAAAGTCGCCTTTACTTGTTCTCAAATCTGCAAATTCTAGTTTCTTTTTCGATATTTTTAGAGTCACTGATTGAAGTTTTGTGCTCATGGTTTGTTAATCATTATCACCCCCCGGTTTATCTTGTTACGAGTTCGCTTGTGGCAATAGCATGGATTTCAAACGCTGTCTGTGTGCGGAGAAACAGGGTGGTTATCCTTGTGAAAAAATGCTACGCTACAGTTCATATCATGGTTAtaattttggcattttttaTGACAACTTTACAGTTATATTCTGTAATTTTGAGCATCAAGAGACAAAGTTTTGATTCACTACTTGTTTACGAATATGGCACTATATGCAGATTTTCTCTGCAGATTATCTTTCTGCTGCTTCTTATACCACCAATTTGTGTAAACCGAGATTGGATTGGGTTGCATGTGGAATTCTCGTCGTCAGCTGCATCCAGCGATATTCAGGGCGGCACAGAAAGAGATGCATTGCTGCGAAATGCGTCGAGAGGTACATTTTACAGTGGAACACAGTGTATCTCTGATGACCTTGGAGTTGCAGAGGAAAAAGCTAATATTTTATCTAAATTGACATTCTGGTGGGTGAGACCTATGATGAAAAAAGGTTCAAAGGGAAACCTTCAATATACAGAAGATCTGTTTTTACTACCTCATAGTCTTTCGACCAAACGgctaagaattattttttcagcTAATTTTGATAGTTCAACTGAGGATCTTGATGCAAGGAATAAACTAGAAGACAGCTTTTCAAGTGAATCTGGTTATGGGGGTATTACATTTTCTCCAGGCACTATACAGAAGAGTGTTTCAGATCCAAATTTTAGACGATATTCCAATGTGAGAAGAATGACAAGTAATGGTAGCCATGCTAGCACAGAATTTTCTGAAAAGGAAGGTAATGGGTCAGGTCCTGAAGTAAGTAATCCACGATCTCTCTTAAGTGCTCTTCACCATTCATTTGGTCTGCAGTATTACTGCATTGGACTTCTGAAGTTAACAGGAGATGCTCTCAGCTTTGCAGGTCCGCTTTTGCTTCATGCACTGGTGTCTTTCATGGAAAATAGACAG GAACCAATGTCTCATGGCTATTATTATGCTGGTGGACTGTTCCTGACAACATTTTGTTCAGCTTTTATAAATTCACAGTTTAATTACTGG GTAAACAGAGTTGGCCTGAAAATCAGAGCTTCTGTTATTACTACAGTGTACAACAAAGCATTGTCTGTCAGCCTTACCACTTTGTCCGAGTTTACAACAGGAGAA GTAGTGAACTTCATGAGTACAGATACAGATAGGGTGGTCAATTTTGCTCCAAGTTTTCACCAATTCTGGAGTTTGCCATTTCAGATTGGGGTATCACTGTATCTTCTCCATCAGCAG GTTGGTGTTTCTTTCTTGGCTGGCTTGGGCTTTGCCATTCTTTTGATACCCATCAACAGATGGTTGGCAGAGAAGATTCAGAAATTAAGCAAGGAAATGATGGCACAGAAGGACAGTAGAGTTAAG GTTATGAATGAAATTCTACAGGGGATAAGAGTGATAAAATTCTATGCCTGGGAGAAAAACTTTGAAGAGAAGATAGACAATTTAAG AGCTGCAGAATTGAAGAGTTTGAAAGGAAGGAAATACCTGGATGCTTGGTGTGTGTACTTTTGGGCAACAACACCAGTTATCATCTCCATACTGACTTTTACAACATATGCTCTGCTGGGAAATAAGCTCACTGCAGCTAAG GTTTTTACAAGTGTGGCATTGTTCAACATGTTAATCTCTCCACTGAATGCCTTCCCTTGGGTACTTAATGGATTGATGGAAGCCTGGGTATCAGTTAAAAGGATCCAGGCTTTTCTCTCTTTAGACAACCTGGACCTGACTGGTTACTACCAGCAGCCAAACCACTCAGACAAAGAGGATa TGCCCAAGCCTCCTGAAGTATTGATACAGAACGGTCATTTTAGCTGGAAACAACCCGAAGAGCCTGGTGAAGAGGAGCCAGCTTTCACAACCACTGGAGACCTAACGAATGTTGATTTCTGCGTAGAAACA GGCCAGCTAGTTGGGGTGATTGGTAAAGTGGGTTCAGGGAAGAGTTCTTTGTTATCCGCCGTCACGGCAGAAATGGACAAAAGGCTTGGAGAG GTTTTTGTCAAGAAACTTGAACGAGGCTTTGGTTTAGCTACCCAG GAACCGTGGATTCAACATGGTACAGTGAAAGAAAACATCCTGTTTGGGAAAGCTTTTGATGTTGAGAAGTATAGCGCAGTGATATACGCATGCGCTTTGTCGGAG GATCTTCAAATGCTCCCTTCGGGTGACGAGACGGAGATTGGTGAGAATGGCGTAACGCTGAGCGGGGGACAGAAGGCTCGTGTGGCTTTGGCAAGAGCTGTTTATCAG GACAAAGAAGTCTATCTCCTCGACGATCCCCTGGCGGCAGTGGATGCGCATGTTGCCGCTCACCTCTTCCACCATTGCATCATGGGACTCCTACAGAATAAGACCAGAATACTTTGCACGCACCACACTCATTTCCTGTCTGCCGCTGACCTGGTGGTTGTTATGGACCACGGCTCGACTGCCTACACAGGGCCACCCGAGGGAATACTTCACACcgagaaaataatgaaaagccTCGCAGGCAACCCTGCTGAGGGGAAAAAgccagaaacaaacaaaaataaagattcAGAGGAGGTGGAAGGCGAGAATACCGATGAAGGTTTagtaaaagaagaagagaaagaagttGGCGTAGTCAAATTACATGTGTACAAATCTTACTGGCTGGCGATTGGTCATTGCTTGGCAACGAGTATTTTACTGTCGCTGTTTTTAATGCAGG CTTCTCGAAATGTAAGCGATTGGTGGTTGGCCTACTGGATTTCTCATTCCCGCGGAAACAGCACTGCAGCACATCATCACGTGAACTTTTCATCAGCCAATTCCTTGAATCACTTGATTCCACGAGTGCTGACTGCTGACCAACTGGATTTGCCTCATGTTCACATAGTTAAGGATACCATTACATTTTATCTGGTGGTATATGGAGGACTTGCTGTCGCTAACACG atTTTCACTCTGTTCCGAGCTTTCCTGTTTGCGTATGGAGGCATCTGCGCCGCCAAGGTTCTTCATGCGCGATTGTTAAATAGCATTTTGTCTGCTCCTGTCTCATTCTTTGACGTCACTCCG ATTGGACGTATCGTCAATCGGTTTTCCTCGGACATA tactctATCGATGATAGTCTGCCTTTTATACTCAACATTTTTCTGGCCCAGGCCTTTGGCGTGGCCGGCACTGTGGTGATCACGTGTTATGGTTTACCGTGGTTTGTTCTCGTTCTGGTTCCTCTCGTCCTTGTGTACTACTTTATTCAGAATTACTACCGGAGAACATCTAG AGAGTTAAAGCGTCTTATGAGTGTAACGTTGTCGCCGATTTACGCACACTTTTCGGAGACTCTAACAGGACTGGCCACCATTCGGGCACTGAGGGATGAGGCAAGATTCAAACAAGAGAATGAATTCAGACTGGAAACCAACCAACGGGCGAACTTCTGTG CACTTGTTGCATCGCAGTGGCTCGGGCTTTTCTTGCAGTTCATTGGCGTTGCCATGGTAACCGCAGTGGCATTCATTGCCGTACTGGAACATCATTTTAGCACCGTAGATCCGG GTCTAGTTGGCTTAGCTATCTCTTACGCACTCTCAGTGACGGACCGGCTGTCAGGTATGGTAACGTCTTTCACGGAGACAGAGAAACAGATGGTGAGCGTGGAGAGAGCTGTTCAATACATTGAGGATGTACCGCCTGAAGTTAGCAGTCAAGACACG GTCCCCAACTCGTGGCCTTCTCGCGGCCAGCTCACTTTCCGGAATGTCAGCTTAGTTTATCG aCCAGGTTTGCCTCAAGCACTTCGCGGGGTATCATTCTCAACAACTGCCGGGGAAAAG CTTGGCATTGTTGGTCGAACAGGCTCTGGTAAATCAAGCCTCTTTCAAGTTCTGTTTCGAATGATTAACAGCTACCAGGGGGCCGTGTTAATTGATGGCATCAATATAGCCTCTGTACCGCTGGATATTCTCAG atctCGACTGGCCATCATTCCTCAGGATGCTTTCCTTTTTAGTGGAGCAGTGCGGGATAATCTTGACCCGTGGAAAAGA